Proteins from a genomic interval of Yarrowia lipolytica chromosome 1E, complete sequence:
- a CDS encoding uncharacterized protein (Compare to YALI0E05929g, similar to uniprot|P46971 Saccharomyces cerevisiae YJR143c PMT4 dolichyl-phosphate-mannose--protein O- mannosyl transferase), with translation MAELRNRKGGVAAEPAAADSTPKVMVKPKKKSNAKYFQANLVLTLLAFLTRFIMLSHPDEVVFDEVHFGKFASYYLQRTYFFDLHPPFAKLLIAAVGWLIGYDGSFKFENIGENYITNNVPYVAYRALSASLGSLTVPIIFKTLQYSGYSVAACTIGAAIVCLDNAHINDSRLILLDATLNISVALSLFCYVRFSNQRKSPFSLAWWTWLFSTGIALSCTISTKYVGVFTFMAVGGAVVYDLWLLLDYEKSGLSMKDFLWHFGARAYALILVPFVIYLAWFQVHFVVLNRSGPGDAFMSPDFQETLGDNFLAQQARDVEFYDIVRFKHKSTGALLHSHDARYPLRYEDGRISSQGQQVTGYSTADPNNAWQILPEKDFPEDQRVGHPVYGSNKVRFRHLATNTYLLTHDVASPYFPTNQEFTTVSPEVAAERYNETIFEVRLNTGKSNNVRTKAAEFKLIHDKTKVAMWSHSKLLPEWGFGQFEINGNKNTQDPTNTWTFDEIVGLSPERAAFTPKKTRQIPFLQKYLELQGTMFRENNALTASHPYASEPITWPFLIRGVSFWTNAPNRAQIYFHGNFVGWYIEDIVIALFVGAIAADQFMRKRQITTFGRRASSKLYHSMGFFFLAWSTHFFPFFLMGRQKFLHHYLPAHLCAALLAGAGFDFIFGEFDRLDEEANASKKDLEYTQRKNKPLHLATITVLILLTACFLFFCPLTYGLANQSVQAIQWRQWMKFELHFSK, from the coding sequence ATGGCGGAATTGAGAAATCGCAAGGGCGGGGTGGCTGCCGAGCCTGCGGCAGCCGACTCCACCCCCAAAGTGATGGTCAAGCCCAAAAAGAAGTCCAATGCCAAGTACTTCCAGGCCAACCTGGTGCTGACTCTGCTGGCGTTTCTGACCCGATTCATCATGCTCTCGCACCCCGACGAAGTGGTGTTTGACGAGGTCCACTTTGGCAAGTTTGCCTCCTACTACCTCCAGCGAACCTATTTCTTTGATCTCCATCCTCCCTTCGCCAAGCTGCTtattgctgctgttggCTGGCTGATCGGCTACGACGGATCCTTCAAGTTTGAGAACATTGGCGAGAactacatcaccaacaacgTTCCCTATGTCGCCTACCGAGCGCTTTCGGCCTCCCTGGGCTCCCTGACCGTCCCCATTATCTTCAAGACCCTCCAGTACTCTGGCTACTCCGTGGCTGCTTGCACCATTGGAGCCGCCATTGTGTGTCTGGATAACGCCCATATCAACGACTCGCGACTGATTCTGCTAGATGCCACCCTCAACATCTCCGTGGCCCTGTCGCTCTTCTGCTACGTGCGGTTCTCCAACCAGCGAAAGTCCCCCTTCTCTCTAGCCTGGTGGACGtggctcttctccaccgGTATCGCCCTCTCCTgcaccatctccaccaagtATGTCGGAGTCTTTACCTTCATGGCCGTTGGCGGCGCCGTCGTTTACGAtctgtggctgctgctggattACGAGAAGTCTGGTCTCTCGATGAAGGACTTCCTTTGGCACTTTGGAGCTCGAGCCTACGCTCTCATCCTTGTTCCCTTTGTTATCTATCTCGCCTGGTTCCAGGTCCACTTTGTGGTTCTGAACCGATCTGGCCCCGGAGACGCTTTCATGTCCCCTGACTTCCAGGAGACTCTGGGAGATAACTTCCTGGCCCAGCAGGCCCGAGACGTCGAGTTCTACGACATTGTGCGGTTTAAACACAAGTCAACCGGCGCTCTGCTGCACTCCCACGATGCCCGATACCCTCTGCGATACGAGGATGGTCGAATTTCGTCCCAGGGCCAGCAGGTGACTGGATACTCCACTGCTGATCCTAACAATGCCTGGCAGATCCTCCCCGAGAAAGACTTCCCCGAGGACCAGCGAGTTGGCCACCCTGTCTACGGATCGAACAAGGTCCGATTCCGACACCTTGCCACCAACACCTACCTTCTGACCCACGACGTGGCCTCTCCTTACTTCCCCACCAACCAGGAGTTCACGACTGTGTCTCCCGAGGTTGCTGCCGAGCGATACAACGAGACCATCTTCGAGGTGCGACTCAACACTGGCAAGTCCAACAACGTGCGAACCAAGGCCGCCGAGTTCAAGCTGATCcacgacaagaccaaggtcGCCATGTGGTCTCACAGTAAACTGCTCCCCGAGTGGGGCTTTGGCCAGTTTGAGATCAACGGAAATAAGAATACCCAGGACCCCACTAACACCTGGACCttcgacgagattgtcgGTCTGTCTCCTGAGCGAGCGGCCTTCAcccccaagaagacccGTCAGATCCCCTTCCTGCAAAAGTACCTTGAGCTTCAGGGAACCATGTTCCGAGAGAACAACGCTCTGACCGCCTCTCACCCCTACGCCTCCGAGCCCATCACTTGGCCCTTCCTCATTCGAGGTGTGTCTTTCTGGACTAACGCTCCCAACCGAGCCCAGATCTACTTCCACGGTAACTTTGTCGGCTGGTACATTGAGGACATTGTCATTGCTCTGTTTGTTGGCGCGATTGCTGCCGACCAGTTTATGCGAAAACGACAGATCACCACCTTTGGCCGACGAGCTTCCTCAAAGCTCTACCACTCCatgggcttcttcttccttgCCTGGAGCACACATTTCTTCCCCTTCTTCCTCATGGGTCGACAGAAGTTCCTGCATCATTACCTTCCCGCTCATCTGTGCGCTGCTCTGCTTGCCGGTGCCGGCTTCGATTTCATCTTTGGTGAGTTCGACCGActcgacgaggaggccaacgCTTCCAAGAAGGATCTGGAGTACACCCAGCGAAAGAACAAGCCTCTCCATTTGGCCACCATCACTGTTCTCATTCTGCTGACCGCCtgcttcctcttcttctgcccTCTGACCTACGGACTGGCTAACCAGAGCGTCCAGGCCATTCAATGGCGACAGTGGATGAAGTTTGAGCTTCATTTCAGCAAGTAG
- a CDS encoding uncharacterized protein (Compare to YALI0E05951g, weakly similar to uniprot|Q9K3W1 Streptomyces coelicolor SCO4383 4-coumarate:CoA ligase): MSVAPSSNPNPIHHLSRVEDVPLSQTFRGNITDFVRSGGFADDDSKPCCIDAKTGQQLTQKQVWDYADKFRALLHHDNNLCPFNANTTDPALGDVMITLVPNHLFITSLHFAALDLGATVSPGSAGYTVAELVNQINLTGASLIVYTRPVFKVVREALAQIVVPVKIVEFEGLIERAEFVQSHKIQSTKKVTLSPEESYSRIAYLGMSSGTSGGLPKAVRLSHFNMASSAELSKRAAPSIAGSEQIAGAIIPVNHVYGLAKFLIAMPKSGATTVFHSKFDLIEILEAQQKYKVNMYALVPPIIVVLAKHPAVEKYIPSLREHLRYVSSGAAPLGANVIEACNKRLAGTASGENEFGGLKIVQGYGLTETSPVVSTFDPNDPERHARSCGKLVPNTQARIVSEDGVDQPAYELKDLSQLEAELKKGNLPTGELWLRGPQIMDGYHKNDEANAESFVDATDYTSNMPFYMKRWFRTGDVALVDTLGRYMIVDRTKEMIKSMSKQVAPAELEDILLGHPQVADAAVIGVQQVEKGTEAPRAFVVLRDPKFDAVEIKKWMDAQVPKYKQLHGGVVVLDAVPKNASGKILRRLLRQRENDVVLGLDKAKL, encoded by the coding sequence atgtCAGTCGCGCCAAGCTCCAACCCCAATCCGATCCACCACCTGTCGCGTGTTGAAGACGTTCCTCTGTCACAGACGTTTCGGGGCAACATCACCGACTTTGTGCGATCTGGAGGATTTGCTGACGACGACTCTAAGCCCTGTTGTATCGATGCGAAAACTGGCCAACAActgacacagaaacaagtGTGGGACTACGCCGACAAGTTTAGAgcactcctccaccatgaCAACAATCTGTGTCCTTTCAATGCCAACACCACCGATCCAGCTCTTGGAGACGTCATGATCACCCTCGTGCCCAACCACCTGTTTATTACGTCTCTGCATTTTGCCGCACTTGATCTGGGTGCGACAGTGTCACCTGGCTCGGCTGGATACACTGTGGCGGAGCTCGTCAACCAGATCAATCTCACCGGAGCTTCTCTGATCGTGTACACTCGACCCGTCTTCAAGGTTGTGCGAGAGGCGCTAGCTCAGATTGTGGTACCAGTCAAGATTGTGGAGTTTGAGGGTCTGATTGAACGGGCAGAGTTTGTTCAGAGCCACAAAATCCAGTCCACAAAGAAGGTGACACTTTCTCCTGAGGAGTCTTACTCGAGAATCGCATACCTGGGCATGTCTTCAGGCACCTCCGGAGGTCTTCCTAAGGCCGTCCGATTGTCGCATTTCAACATGGCGAGTTCTGCCGAGCTCTCCAAGCGAGCTGCACCTTCAATTGCAGGATCTGAGCAGATTGCAGGAGCCATTATCCCTGTTAACCATGTCTATGGTCTCGCCAAGTTCCTGATTGCCATGCCAAAATCAGGAGCCACCACAGTCTTCCACTCCAAATTTGACCTCATTGAGATCCTCGAGGCCCAACAAAAGTACAAGGTTAACATGTACGCCCTTGTTCCTCCCATCATTGTCGTTCTGGCTAAACACCCTGCTGTTGAGAAGTACATTCCTTCGCTGAGGGAACACCTTCGATACGtgtcttctggagctgctcctcTGGGTGCCAACGTCATTGAGGCTTGCAACAAGCGCCTTGCGGGAACTGCTTCTGGAGAAAACGAGTTTGGAGGTCTCAAAATTGTTCAGGGCTACGGTCTCACTGAAACCTCCCCTGTGGTTTCTACTTTCGATCCCAACGATCCTGAGCGACATGCTCGGTCATGTGGAAAGCTGGTTCCCAACACCCAGGCACGAATCGTGTCGGAGGACGGAGTTGATCAGCCTGCATATGAGCTTAAGGACCTGTCTCAGTTGGAGGCCGAGCTAAAGAAGGGGAACCTTCCCACCGGTGAGTTGTGGCTTCGAGGTCCCCAGATTATGGATGGTTACCATAAGAACGACGAGGCCAACGCTGAGTCGTTTGTCGACGCCACTGACTACACTTCCAACATGCCCTTCTACATGAAGCGGTGGTTCCGAACTGGTGATGTTGCTCTAGTTGATACTCTGGGCCGGTACATGATTGTAGATCGAACCAAAGAGATGATCAAGAGCATGAGTAAGCAGGTTGCTCCTGCTGAGCTGGAGGATATTCTGCTGGGCCATCCCCAGGTAGCAGATGCTGCTGTAATTGGTGTTcagcaggtggagaagggcaCTGAGGCTCCCCGGGCGTTCGTGGTGCTTCGAGATCCCAAGTTTGATGCAGTGGAGATCAAAAAGTGGATGGACGCCCAGGTGCCCAAGTATAAACAACTTCATGGAGGTGTGGTTGTTCTGGATGCTGTTCCCAAGAATGCCAGTGGCAAGATTCTCAGACGACTGCTCCGTCAGCGAGAGAATGACGTTGTTCTTGGActcgacaaggccaagttgTAG
- a CDS encoding uncharacterized protein (Compare to YALI0E05973g, similar to uniprot|P12866 Saccharomyces cerevisiae YKL209c STE6 ATP-binding cassette transporter protein), protein MKNDYKNSIEMESIAGSVSEESIPESSLPPYTEFDKPAEPCSVFKFTIKSDLPYIFVGIVCCALEAGVGPLQTVLMGKIFDTLAKHMKGTLENKFMAEIGKYCGMSLGLVFLGFCTDFFSNIAFIYYGDRQLLRLSRKIKDTFVKYKSMAWYDHNQGVQGSLNVAFRNIEDIQGACCSAIAFAIKDVLTIAISMGVAMYHSWSLTLVIMAGLPIIVLVAMGVAPRLQRHFRDYKGVITDASVMIDWSMSGLQHVKLSNGEKKQMSILQYQMHLATICYMKFTTWSAAQQAFMQVLALIMFVQGFWFGAKQVQIGNLTAGAVMTCFFSAMAVTSHIASITGQMMSIMKAMVSAGLVNQLINSAKPSKVDVRQYPEKCDGNIIFNGVTFAYPTRPGVPVLKNVKLEFKQGQTTFVVGQSGSGKSTISNLLLQVYDSYDGEIRVDGFETRGVSTRWLYESINVVRQSTALFETSIRENIQLGRGAEWKSATEHDIDKACQFALLSSTICDLPLGLDTKTTNLSGGQRQRVALARAYVRNSPVLIMDESLSALDIVFRELMVEAIRKWRKNKTTIVVTHELSQIQSGDYVYLMRDGEVVQSGLRKDIENVGYFKELREQGQTKEADKEAPPVNEIGDFDQNMIRNTYIPMKTTRGVRKWVDVKPPPQRDVLDRKRKPVGYFEFSKLVLKTIPNKPLFYSGLLLSFLLGAANPAFGWTISQVISQIMPNGESDSSLNKTLVKWSLIVIGIALLQGALAFLHTYTLERAANGWAVFLRKSSFKTVVTREMSWFSRAVDSDHDTPDIGPFHFDRNSSGITELIINETEELRSAVTTFFSAVISIFTICVVGFIWSLVQGWKLTLVSFSIFPGFLLTSQLYAYVSSVWEMGLRERIVRVQSLIHECVTGVSEVRILNLENYFEHKYIKLEDAVLKYAKMRAFLVSITYASHQMFTPLLQVIILWVGMKLINDGEYTMEKLMGVMVILIQAMTTAAGALETIPQMSKGMNVTKTLFALMDEGRAETSEDGGTECPDLHGEIVFRGVDFSYQSRKEAPVLNNFSMKVASQEAVVIVGPSGSGKSTITNLLTKLYPYRRGIVSIGRHDIRDIDTAYLRQRLAVVTQSAAFYNGSITSNLTYGCAADPEEIERVCKLVGIHDFIMSLSDGYNTVIGNETGSGTALLSGGQSQRLSIARALLRKPQILILDECTSALDNASAKVVHELILKLKKMRKVTMIVITHSHELMKLGDRVLVLGAHGEGVVEQGPYKELISHRGPLYTLVNGGICH, encoded by the coding sequence atgAAAAACGACTACAAAAACTCGATTGAGATGGAGTCCATCGCGGGGTCCGTCTCGGAGGAGTCTATACCCGAATCTTCTCTACCACCCTACACAGAGTTCGACAAGCCAGCTGAGCCATGTTCAGTCTTCAAGTTCACAATAAAGAGCGATCTTCCATACATCTTTGTTGGAATTGTGTGCTGTGCGCTAGAGGCTGGTGTGGGACCGCTACAGACAGTGCTTATGGGCAAGATTTTCGACACCTTAGCTAAGCATATGAAGGGAACTCTGGAGAACAAGTTCATGGCAGAGATTGGAAAATACTGTGGCATGTCGTTGGGTCTGGTATTTCTGGGTTTTTGCACCGACTTCTTTTCCAACATTGCCTTCATATATTACGGAGACAGGCAGCTGCTGCGACTCTCCCGCAAGATCAAAGATACATttgtcaagtacaagtcCATGGCCTGGTACGACCACAACCAGGGAGTACAGGGCAGCCTCAATGTTGCCTTTCGAAATATTGAAGATATTCAGGGGGCCTGTTGCTCTGCTATCGCCTTCGCTATCAAGGACGTACTCACTATCGCCATCTCTATGGGAGTTGCTATGTACCATTCGTGGAGTTTGACATTGGTGATCATGGCAGGTTTACCTATAATTGTTCTGGTAGCTATGGGAGTGGCACCTCGTCTTCAGAGACACTTCAGAGACTACAAGGGGGTTATCACTGACGCTTCCGTCATGATTGACTGGTCTATGTCCGGCCTACAACATGTCAAGCTCTCCAACGGCGAGAAGAAACAAATGTCGATTCTTCAGTATCAGATGCATCTTGCTACCATATGCTACATGAAGTTCACAACAtggtctgctgctcagcaGGCGTTCATGCAGGTACTTGCACTGATCATGTTCGTCCAGGGTTTCTGGTTTGGGGCCAAGCAGGTTCAAATCGGAAACTTGACTGCTGGAGCGGTCATGACCTGTTTCTTTTCGGCAATGGCTGTCACGTCCCATATTGCTTCCATCACCGGACAGATGATGTCGATCATGAAAGCCATGGTATCTGCAGGACTCGTCAACCAGCTCATCAACAGCGCCAAGCCCAGCAAGGTAGATGTTAGACAATATCCTGAGAAGTGCGATGGAAACATCATTTTCAACGGTGTCACTTTTGCCTACCCTACTCGTCCTGGTGTTCCTGTTCTCAAAAACGTCAAGCTGGAGTTCAAACAGGGCCAGACTACGTTTGTGGTTGGTCAGAGCGGTTCCGGCAAATCGACTATCTCCaaccttctccttcaagTTTATGACAGCTACGACGGAGAGATACGAGTGGACGGATTTGAAACTAGAGGTGTTTCTACCCGTTGGCTGTATGAGAGCATCAATGTTGTTAGACAATCCACAGCTCTGTTTGAAACTTCCATCCGAGAAAACATCCAGCTGGGAAGAGGCGCAGAATGGAAGTCTGCTACTGAACACGACATCGACAAGGCTTGTCAGTTTGCTCTATTGTCATCTACGATATGTGATCTCCCCCTTGGACTGGACACCAAAACCACTAATCTGTCCGGAGGTCAACGCCAGCGAGTTGCTTTGGCTCGTGCCTACGTCAGAAACTCGCCCGTTCTCATCATGGACGAGTCTTTGTCTGCTCTCGATATCGTATTTAGAGAACTCATGGTTGAGGCTATTCGCAAATGGCGAAAGAACAAGACCACCATTGTTGTCACCCACGAGTTGTCTCAGATTCAGTCTGGGGACTATGTCTATCTTATGAGAGACGGTGAGGTTGTTCAAAGCGGTCTGCGAAAAGATATCGAGAATGTGGGCTATTTCAAGGAGCTCAGAGAACAAGGACAGACCAAGGAGGCAGATAAGGAGGCTCCACCAGTCAACGAGATTGGTGACTTTGACCAAAACATGATCAGAAATACCTACATTCCCATGAAAACCACAAGAGGAGTGCGGAAGTGGGTTGATGTGAAACCCCCACCTCAGAGAGATGTTCTAGATCGGAAACGAAAACCTGTGGGCTACTTTGAGTTCTCTAAGCTAGTGCTCAAAACAATCCCCAACAAGCCCTTGTTCTACTCCGGTCTGCTTCTCTCGTTTCTTCTAGGTGCTGCCAATCCTGCGTTCGGATGGACCATTTCGCAGGTGATTTCTCAAATCATGCCCAACGGAGAGAGCGACTCTTCTCTTAACAAAACACTGGTAAAATGGAGTCTGATAGTTATTGGTATTGCTTTGTTGCAGGGTGCGCTGGCTTTCTTACACACGTATACTCTAGAACGAGCTGCCAATGGATGGGCTGTGTTTTTGCGAAAGTCGAGTTTCAAGACCGTTGTGACTCGAGAAATGAGCTGGTTCTCCAGAGCTGTGGACTCAGATCACGATACGCCCGATATAGGGCCCTTCCACTTTGACAGAAACTCCTCAGGTATCACCGAGCTGATTATCAACGAGACCGAAGAATTACGGTCGGCTGTGACCACCTTCTTTTCAGCGGTCATTAGTATTTTCACCATATGCGTCGTTGGTTTCATCTGGTCGCTGGTTCAGGGCTGGAAATTGACGCTTGtgtccttctccatcttcccAGGCTTCCTTCTTACCTCTCAGCTCTATGCCTACGTTTCCTCCGTCTGGGAAATGGGTCTTAGAGAGCGTATTGTGCGTGTCCAGAGTCTCATCCATGAGTGTGTTACTGGAGTGTCTGAGGTGAGAATCCTTAACCTGGAGAATTATTTCGAGCACAAATACATCAAGCTGGAAGATGCCGTTTTGAAGTACGCCAAAATGAGAGCGTTTTTGGTGTCTATCACCTATGCATCCCATCAGATGTTCACTCCTCTGCTTCAGGTTATCATTCTCTGGGTTGGTATGAAGCTGATCAACGACGGAGAGTACACCATGGAGAAGCTAATGGGAGTGATGGTGATTCTCATTCAAGCCATGACTACCGCCGCGGGTGCTCTAGAGACCATTCCTCAAATGTCTAAGGGCATGAACGTCACCAAGACACTGTTTGCTCTGATGGACGAGGGTCGTGCAGAGACTTCTGAGGATGGAGGAACCGAATGTCCTGACCTACATGGAGAGATCGTCTTCAGAGGCGTGGACTTTTCCTACCAATCTCGAAAGGAAGCTCCTGTTCTCAACAACTTCTCAATGAAGGTCGCCAGTCAAGAGGCAGTCGTTATTGTTGGCCCTTCGGGTTCTGGAAAGAGTACCATCACCAATCTGTTGACGAAACTGTACCCTTACAGACGAGGTATTGTCTCAATTGGAAGACATGACATTCGTGACATTGACACTGCTTACCTTCGACAGCGATTAGCTGTTGTCACCCAGTCTGCTGCGTTCTATAACGGATCCATCACCTCAAACCTGACATATGGTTGTGCTGCTGACCCTGAGGAGATAGAGCGGGTCTGCAAGCTTGTTGGTATCCACGACTTTATCATGTCCTTGTCTGATGGTTACAACACAGTCATTGGCAACGAGACTGGTTCGGGAacagctcttctctctggAGGTCAGTCTCAGCGACTGTCTATTGCTAGAGCTCTTCTTCGTAAACCTCAGATTTTAATTCTGGACGAGTGTACTTCTGCCCTGGATAATGCCTCGGCTAAGGTGGTTCATGAGCTCATTCTCAAGCTGAAGAAAATGCGAAAGGTGACCATGATTGTCATCACACATTCTCATGAGCTCATGAAGCTTGGAGATCGTGTACTGGTGTTGGGAGCTCATGGAGAGGGGGTGGTTGAGCAGGGTCCTTACAAGGAACTGATAAGCCATAGGGGACCCCTTTACACTCTGGTGAATGGTGGTATTTGTCATTGA
- a CDS encoding uncharacterized protein (Compare to YALI0E05995g, weakly similar to uniprot|Q99156 Yarrowia lipolytica LIP1 Lipase 1 precursor) gives MTTINSKALNGSFEGVPIGETIQWKNVLYADVKHRFAPPILKTDFEGKTIDCTEDGYDCPQLPNKHDMHDGEYKSDELLCTNLRIVKPKGDFKHPLPVYLYIHGGANLVGNIYSKRTDPTPFVEHSAAIGKPVIMVVIEYRLGMLGYSTSKDGKGNWGLRDQWTSVQWVNKFIGEFGGDSQRVTVGGESSGSIGVHALVLKDGLEHHGVISRAFMSSGSLGCFLPLPVAYLDTYRAKAAKELGVEEADLDDPTKVPPYALVTAGFKIEYPFGFYAYDDFLPDNLLQAIPKLRTALVSDNDYEGSLFVKRVVPPAEIEPLLNSSETGKKVKDIYSILTGAEVCKFRGDSFFVVSNAELLGQLEKGGVDVYRQFFDQVDPFDPSLRARHAVDLVFMWKCLPNLPEWAIELANKYQTNLIKFVYDESPWPSDEVALVGNKTIKYGHYNPRKLAEKLLDLDLKEIRKLGENLTPAGEWAM, from the coding sequence atgACTACAATTAACTCGAAAGCACTCAATGGCTCTTTTGAGGGAGTCCCCATTGGGGAGACCATCCAGTGGAAGAACGTTCTGTACGCCGATGTCAAGCACCGGTTTGCTCCTCCTATTCTCAAGACTGACTTTGAGGGAAAGACCATCGACTGTACCGAAGACGGATACGATTGTCCCCAGCTGCCCAACAAACACGATATGCACGATGGCGAGTACAAGAGCGACGAGCTTCTGTGCACCAACCTGCGGATCGTGAAGCCCAAGGGCGACTTCAAGCACCCCCTTCccgtctacttgtacatccACGGAGGTGCCAACTTGGTTGGAAACATTTACAGCAAGCGAACCGATCCTACTCCGTTTGTGGAGCACTCTGCTGCAATCGGCAAGCCTGTCATCATGGTTGTCATTGAGTATCGACTCGGTATGCTTGGTtactccacctccaaggaTGGAAAGGGTAACTGGGGTCTGCGAGACCAGTGGACTTCAGTTCAGTGGGTTAACAAGTTCATTGGTGAATTTGGAGGAGACTCTCAGCGAGTGACTGTTGGAGGAGAGTCTTCTGGCTCAATTGGTGTCCACGCTCTTGTTCTGAAGGACGGCCTCGAGCACCATGGCGTTATCAGCCGAGCCTTCATGTCTTCCGGATCTCTGGGCTGTTTCCTTCCTCTTCCGGTTGCTTATCTTGATACTTACCGAGCCAAGGCTGCTAAGGAgcttggtgttgaagaGGCGGATCTCGATGACCCTACCAAGGTCCCTCCCTACGCTCTCGTCACGGCCGGATTCAAGATCGAATACCCCTTTGGCTTCTATGCTTACGATGACTTTTTGCCTGACAACCTGCTGCAAGCCATTCCCAAGCTCAGAACCGCTCTTGTCTCCGACAACGACTATGAGGGTTCTCTATTTGTGAAGCGAGTGGTGCCACCTGCCGAGATCGAACCTCTTCTCAACTCCTCCGAGACCGGaaagaaggtcaaggatATCTACAGCATCTTGACCGGTGCCGAGGTGTGCAAGTTCCGAGGAGATAGTTTCTTTGTCGTGTCTAACGCAGAGCTACTCGGCCAACTGGAAAAGGGAGGTGTTGACGTCTACCGACAGTTCTTCGACCAGGTTGATCCCTTTGACCCTTCTCTTAGGGCCCGTCATGCTGTCGATCTTGTCTTCATGTGGAAATGTCTTCCCAACCTCCCTGAGTGGGCCATCGAACTGGCCAACAAGTACCAGACCAACCTGATCAAGTTCGTCTACGATGAGTCTCCCTGGCCCTCCGATGAGGTTGCCCTTGTTGGAaacaagaccatcaagtACGGTCATTACAACCCTCGAAAGCTGGCAGAGAAGCTGCTTGACCTcgacctcaaggagattcgAAAGCTTGGAGAGAATCTCACTCCTGCTGGAGAGTGGGCTATGTAG